The following DNA comes from Gambusia affinis linkage group LG21, SWU_Gaff_1.0, whole genome shotgun sequence.
ATTATGCATGTATGACTAACCTCATAGCTtacattaaaagaaatgaatgtaCAACTTCAgttaagagaataaaaaaaggtttgtggACAGAAGGCAAGAACATGGCATCATGGtaaccaaacattttcctctccactgattactttttcaaggttttccttttttctgagGCTGTTGAGCAGCAGCTCCAAAGTCCTTAGGACAGGCTGCATCCCACTGTTTCCGAGAGCGTCCATGCTGCTGTGCCTCTTCCCAAAGCGCCCTATGGGTCGCACTCCACGGCCCACATACCAGAACGGGTCTATCTCTGGACCTGGACAGTGTATTCAGACACAAACATCAGCAGGAGAAGGAAGTAAAATATGTCTGTGGTCATGAAAAACAGGAAGCGCATCATAAATTCTGTggtttcaacataaaaaaatggatcCTGACCAGATTCTGAAATTGTTTACAATCGAACctcatttgcattcatttggactaaagaaaacaaaggtagaaaaataaacacatcccTTAAACTTAGatgtgtacaaaataaatattgaaattaaatggAAAGTATTTTCTTTGCATAATAAATTTCTATTTTGTACTGAATGtctcatttagaaaaaatagcaagacaaaatattaacaaaaaaagtatGCAAAAGAGAAACgctggaaacaaaaaaacagcataatAATCTTTCTGCAAGAACATTCAAAGTTGTTGCAATAAAAAAGTGgactttttttcccattttaaataCATCAGCATAAAGAATCAGCTTTTGCAATTTTTCACTATCTTTTGATTAATTTTCCAGAAGCACTTTTCCTAAAGTAAAGGCATTTTTAAACCAATATCTAAGAGGAAGCATATTGATAGCTGTCATTCACAATATTAGCCACTGTTCTTTATCTTACTGTGAAATACGATTTCCTGCATCCAGTaggcaaaatgacaaaaatagtaattgtgtaacatttaaaatgttgtcttCAATATCATTTCTAAAATACAGC
Coding sequences within:
- the prlh2 gene encoding prolactin releasing hormone 2, yielding MLPGRDAAVRRCILTSRWLPAALTLLLLLSSSFSRAQSTTVEHDFHIVHNVDNRSPEIDPFWYVGRGVRPIGRFGKRHSSMDALGNSGMQPVLRTLELLLNSLRKKENLEKVISGEENVWLP